One Pullulanibacillus sp. KACC 23026 DNA segment encodes these proteins:
- a CDS encoding methionine ABC transporter ATP-binding protein: MLILKDVHKVYGKSKSKTVTALKGINLEVKKGEIFGVIGFSGAGKSTLIRCVNLLERPTSGQVLIEGVDIQSLSPKELRKERKKIGMIFQQFNLLQAKTVFGNVAMPLVLEGRPKKEIEAKVMELLSFVGLEDKAHQYPEQLSGGQKQRVGIARALATDPHILLCDEATSALDPDTTRSVLELLKRVRDELGITILMITHEMNVIRDTCDKVAVIEGGVIVEQGSVLDVFSDPQTDIAKNFVRTVLNDSIPDSIKRGFIENQTNDHFLYRIIFKGNSTSEPLLSTVAKKFDVHVSVIHGMVTELQGTPFGNLIVDFIGNEDEVKKTIQFIKSQEVNIKEVDLNGI, encoded by the coding sequence GTGCTCATTCTTAAAGATGTACACAAAGTTTACGGTAAAAGTAAATCGAAGACGGTCACTGCTTTAAAAGGCATTAATCTTGAAGTCAAGAAAGGCGAGATCTTTGGCGTCATTGGATTCAGTGGGGCGGGTAAAAGTACTTTGATTCGCTGTGTGAATCTTCTTGAACGTCCGACTTCTGGACAGGTTCTTATTGAAGGGGTGGACATTCAATCTCTATCGCCTAAAGAACTGAGAAAAGAGCGGAAAAAGATTGGGATGATTTTTCAGCAATTTAATTTGCTTCAAGCAAAAACCGTTTTCGGAAATGTGGCGATGCCGCTCGTGCTGGAGGGCAGACCCAAGAAGGAAATCGAAGCAAAGGTTATGGAGCTTTTATCGTTTGTTGGCTTAGAAGATAAAGCCCATCAGTATCCTGAACAGCTGTCTGGAGGACAAAAGCAACGGGTGGGAATTGCTCGTGCTTTGGCAACAGATCCCCATATTCTGTTGTGTGATGAGGCGACATCTGCTCTTGATCCTGATACGACAAGATCTGTTTTAGAACTATTAAAACGTGTGAGAGATGAATTGGGCATTACGATTTTAATGATCACTCATGAAATGAATGTCATCCGTGATACTTGTGATAAAGTGGCGGTCATTGAAGGTGGCGTGATCGTGGAGCAAGGCTCTGTCCTTGATGTCTTTTCTGATCCGCAAACTGATATTGCGAAAAATTTTGTGCGCACGGTATTGAATGATAGTATTCCAGATTCCATCAAACGGGGATTCATTGAAAACCAAACAAATGACCATTTTCTTTATCGCATTATCTTTAAAGGAAATTCAACGAGTGAACCGCTACTTTCAACCGTTGCTAAGAAATTTGACGTCCATGTCAGCGTCATTCATGGCATGGTAACCGAGCTCCAAGGAACCCCTTTTGGTAATTTAATTGTTGATTTTATTGGTAATGAAGATGAAGTCAAAAAGACGATTCAGTTTATCAAAAGCCAAGAGGTTAACATTAAGGAGGTTGATCTAAATGGCATTTGA
- a CDS encoding MetQ/NlpA family ABC transporter substrate-binding protein, protein MKKIIVVVLGLFMLIAASACGSSQNSDSSNSDSNKPVTVKVGISPAELPTWNLVQKLAKKKGIHIQIVKFSDYVQPNIALNNGDIDLNAFQTVIYFDSFKKDHNLDLSAIGTTAIWPMGIYSKKVKSVKDIKDGSQIIVPNDATNESRALALLQKAGLITLKDGYNGTQGIEFIKDNPKHLKITPVDAGQTPRGLDDATASVINCDMAINAGLNPTTDPIFHEDASNKAYVNIIAAKTKDKDNKTYKEIVDIFHEKQVQDFIKKQYKGAAIPVVKPIDQITNYNQ, encoded by the coding sequence ATGAAAAAAATTATAGTGGTAGTACTTGGACTCTTTATGCTTATAGCCGCATCTGCTTGCGGATCAAGTCAAAATAGCGATAGCAGCAATTCGGATTCAAATAAACCGGTTACTGTAAAAGTAGGGATTTCTCCTGCAGAACTTCCAACTTGGAATCTCGTACAAAAGCTTGCTAAGAAAAAGGGAATTCATATTCAAATCGTTAAATTCAGTGACTATGTACAGCCTAACATTGCATTAAACAATGGAGATATTGATCTAAACGCCTTCCAAACGGTCATCTATTTTGATTCATTTAAAAAAGATCATAACTTAGACTTGTCTGCGATTGGGACGACGGCTATTTGGCCAATGGGCATTTACTCCAAGAAAGTGAAAAGTGTTAAAGACATTAAAGATGGTTCGCAAATTATTGTGCCAAATGATGCGACTAACGAAAGCCGTGCGCTTGCGCTTCTTCAAAAGGCAGGACTGATTACTCTAAAGGACGGCTATAACGGGACTCAAGGGATCGAATTTATTAAAGATAATCCTAAGCATTTAAAAATTACTCCAGTTGATGCGGGGCAGACACCGCGAGGCCTTGATGATGCAACAGCTTCTGTTATTAACTGTGACATGGCCATCAACGCTGGATTAAACCCAACAACAGATCCGATCTTCCACGAAGATGCGAGCAACAAAGCTTATGTCAACATTATTGCTGCAAAAACAAAAGATAAAGATAACAAGACTTATAAAGAAATTGTTGATATCTTCCACGAAAAACAAGTTCAAGATTTTATTAAGAAGCAGTACAAAGGGGCCGCGATCCCTGTTGTTAAACCAATTGACCAAATTACGAATTACAATCAATAA
- a CDS encoding methionine ABC transporter permease, translating into MAFDWSWFWPELLQSVEQTLYMVVVAFLISILIGIPLGVILVITREEGILENKVVYTILNIIINIFRSIPFIILVVAIIPFTRLIVHTSIGTTAAIVPLVLFTAPYIGRLVENSLLEIDKGVIELAQSMGATPWQIIWRFLLPEALGSIILSLTIASIGLIGASAMAGAVGGGGLGNLAITYGYQQFKTQAMVITVILLVVFVWLIQALGNYLSKKIRRK; encoded by the coding sequence ATGGCATTTGATTGGTCTTGGTTTTGGCCGGAATTGCTTCAGTCTGTCGAGCAAACACTCTACATGGTTGTCGTGGCATTTCTTATTTCTATCCTAATTGGAATTCCGCTTGGTGTGATTCTCGTCATCACAAGAGAAGAAGGTATCCTAGAGAATAAAGTGGTTTATACCATTTTAAATATAATTATTAATATTTTTAGATCCATTCCTTTTATTATTCTAGTGGTAGCAATCATTCCTTTTACACGTCTTATCGTTCATACTTCGATTGGGACAACTGCTGCGATTGTTCCACTGGTGCTGTTTACGGCGCCATACATTGGCCGACTTGTTGAGAACTCCTTGTTGGAAATTGATAAAGGGGTCATTGAGCTCGCGCAATCAATGGGGGCAACACCTTGGCAAATTATCTGGCGTTTTCTTTTACCAGAGGCGCTCGGTTCGATCATCCTTTCTTTGACAATTGCCTCGATCGGACTTATCGGAGCATCAGCCATGGCCGGTGCTGTCGGTGGCGGCGGTCTTGGGAACTTAGCGATTACTTATGGGTACCAGCAATTTAAAACCCAAGCGATGGTTATTACGGTCATTTTACTTGTCGTATTCGTTTGGCTTATTCAAGCACTAGGAAATTATTTATCAAAGAAAATTAGGAGAAAATAA
- the solA gene encoding N-methyl-L-tryptophan oxidase has protein sequence MERQSIYDVIVVGAGTMGMAAGYFLAKQKAKTLLVDAFDPPHSNSSHHGNTRMIRHAYGEGRAYVTLVKRAQELWEQLEEESTYKIFEKTGVLGIGAVDSPFLNETLASAAKFSLPLQKLSADEVMKRWPGLKLPQHFMGCFEPESGFLYSENCIQAYRELAIKNGADVLINTPVVNVEAKNGHVMVQTEQETFSARKVILSTGAWTGKLLPSLQLPIQPLRKVFGWFETESTYDLTHFPSFYIDEGHRMFYGFPNVKGEGLKLGRTDGGQPIDPSQHVQDFGSYWEDEGELRECLQAYLPGANGSLRQGKTCLQTWSSDSHFIIDYHPEHRNILIAGGFSGHGFKFGSVIGEILCQMALEGKRDDALSLFALSRFN, from the coding sequence ATGGAACGACAGTCGATATATGATGTCATTGTAGTCGGTGCCGGCACAATGGGAATGGCAGCGGGCTATTTTCTGGCAAAACAAAAGGCTAAGACGCTGCTCGTAGATGCTTTTGATCCGCCGCATTCGAATTCCAGCCACCATGGGAATACTCGAATGATTCGCCACGCTTACGGAGAAGGAAGAGCGTACGTCACATTAGTGAAACGGGCTCAGGAATTGTGGGAGCAGTTAGAAGAGGAATCCACTTATAAAATCTTTGAGAAAACAGGTGTGCTAGGAATTGGTGCGGTGGATTCCCCTTTCCTTAATGAAACATTAGCTTCCGCTGCGAAATTTAGCCTCCCCCTTCAGAAATTGTCAGCGGATGAAGTGATGAAAAGATGGCCGGGGCTAAAGTTACCGCAACATTTTATGGGCTGTTTTGAGCCGGAATCTGGCTTTCTCTATAGTGAAAATTGTATTCAGGCTTATAGGGAGCTTGCGATCAAGAATGGGGCAGACGTATTGATTAATACGCCTGTAGTCAATGTAGAGGCGAAAAATGGGCATGTTATGGTTCAAACAGAGCAGGAGACGTTTTCTGCGAGAAAAGTGATTCTATCGACTGGGGCATGGACAGGAAAGCTGCTTCCTTCTCTCCAGCTGCCGATTCAACCGTTGCGAAAGGTATTTGGCTGGTTTGAAACCGAATCAACCTATGATCTCACTCATTTTCCATCTTTTTATATTGATGAAGGTCACCGTATGTTCTATGGATTCCCGAATGTGAAAGGAGAAGGACTCAAGCTAGGGAGAACAGATGGCGGGCAGCCTATTGATCCTAGTCAACATGTACAGGACTTTGGCTCCTACTGGGAAGATGAAGGGGAGCTTCGCGAATGTCTTCAGGCCTACTTGCCGGGAGCAAATGGTTCTCTTAGACAAGGGAAGACATGCCTACAAACCTGGTCAAGCGACAGTCATTTTATTATCGATTATCATCCAGAGCATCGTAACATTCTTATTGCTGGAGGTTTCTCTGGCCATGGATTTAAATTTGGCAGTGTCATCGGAGAAATATTGTGCCAAATGGCTCTCGAAGGAAAAAGGGATGATGCGCTTTCTTTATTTGCACTCTCTCGTTTTAATTAG